A DNA window from Grus americana isolate bGruAme1 chromosome 27, bGruAme1.mat, whole genome shotgun sequence contains the following coding sequences:
- the LOC129197070 gene encoding proline-rich protein 36-like — MVSPWCLHGSQVPPWWPCGPWMSLGVSIVLVSPRPSGPPMVAPWFSCPHCVPNILGSPMVPPWWPCGLWMSLSVSMVLMSPRCPHSLQVTPQWPHGSHVPSASPTSSGPPWCPHAVSMAIRCPHGGPVVLGCLSVSMVLTSPRCPQRPHVPHGVPTAFRSPYGGPMVLVSLLVSPTSLVSPQCPHGLQVPPWWPCGPWTSVGVPMVLMSPPCPQCPPVPLGVPTAFRSPPWWPHGPWVSFGVPNMFPTSSGPLQCPHSLQVPPWWPCGPWVSLGVPNVLGSPMVSPRPSGPPVMAMWSLGLSQCP; from the exons atggtgtccccatgGTGTCTCCATGGCTCTCAAGTGCCCCCATGGTGGCCCTGTGGTCCTTGGATGTCTCTCGGTGTCTCCATAGTCCTGGTGTCCCCACGGCCTTCAGGTCCCCCCATGGTGGCCCCGTGGTTCTCATGTCCCCATTGTGTCCCCAACATCCTTGGGTCCCCCATGGTGCCCCCATGGTGGCCCTGTGGTCTTTGGATGTCCCTTAGTGTCTCCATGGTCCTCATGTCCCCACGGTGTCCCCACAGCCTTCAGGTCACCCCACAGTGGCCCCATGGTTCTCATGTCCCCAGTGCATCCCCAACATCCTCGGGTCCCCCATGGTGTCCCCACGCTGTCTCCATGGCCATCAGGTGTCCCCATGGTGGCCCTGTAGTCCTTGGATGTCTCAGTGTCTCCATGGTCCTCACGTCCCCACGGTGTCCCCAACGTCCTCACGTCCCCCACGGTGTCCCCACGGCCTTCAGGTCCCCCTATGGTGGCCCCATGGTCCTTGTGTCTCTCTTGGTGTCCCCAACATCCTTGGTGTCCCCACAGTGTCCTCATGGCCTTCAGGTGCCCCCATGGTGGCCCTGTGGTCCTTGGACATCTGTCGGTGTCCCCATGGTCCTCATGtccccaccgtgtccccagTGTCCTCCAGTCCCCCTCGGTGTCCCCACAGCCTTCAGGTCCCCACCATGGTGGCCCCATGGTCCTTGGGTCTCTTTTGGTGTCCCCAACATGTTCCCAACGTCCTCGGGTCCCCTACAGTGTCCCCACAGCCTTCAG GTGCCCCCATGGTGGCCCTGTGGTCCTTGGGTCTCTCTCGGTGTCCCCAATGTCCTTGGGTCCCCCATGGTGTCCCCACGACCTTCAGGTCCCCCTGTGATGGCCATGTGGTCCTTGGGTCTTTCTCAGTGTCCCTGA